A region of Methanomicrobium sp. W14 DNA encodes the following proteins:
- a CDS encoding PLP-dependent aminotransferase family protein, which yields MKYGFSARIQKTPKSFIREILKVTQKPEVISFAGGLPNPSLIDTEKILEAAEEVISKDGRNALQYSTTEGYLPLRKYIAERYSKRYGIKADPDEILITNGSQQCLDLIGKIFIDKNDGVVIERPGYLGAIQAFSIFEPEFFPVNLSGEGPDTEELERIVSYENPKLFYGIPNSQNPSGITYSKEKRKEISDILSGTDTVFVEDDAYGELNFSGKTLPPVKKYLPELDIMTGSFSKIVSPGMRMGWIYAPEEILDKISTAKQASDLHSNYLCQRIIAEYLLSNNIDDNIKRIREEYKKRCTYMIDLMNEKFPESVSHTNPEGGMFIWLTLPKGYSSMTLFDKAMEKNVAILPGTPFYCDGGGDNTARINFSNSDEKDIEKGIEVLSKIFSEWKI from the coding sequence ATGAAATATGGTTTTTCAGCAAGAATACAGAAGACACCAAAATCATTTATAAGGGAAATCCTGAAGGTGACACAAAAGCCAGAGGTTATATCCTTTGCAGGGGGGCTGCCAAATCCTTCACTTATAGATACGGAAAAAATTCTTGAAGCCGCTGAGGAGGTAATCTCAAAAGACGGCAGGAACGCTCTGCAGTATTCAACAACAGAAGGCTACCTGCCGCTACGGAAATACATAGCAGAACGATACAGCAAAAGGTACGGCATTAAAGCTGACCCTGACGAAATTCTTATTACAAACGGGTCGCAGCAATGCCTTGACCTCATAGGCAAAATTTTTATTGACAAAAATGACGGAGTAGTAATCGAAAGGCCAGGATACCTTGGCGCTATACAGGCGTTTTCAATATTTGAACCAGAATTTTTCCCTGTAAATCTTTCAGGCGAGGGCCCTGATACAGAAGAGCTTGAAAGAATAGTCAGCTATGAAAATCCTAAATTATTCTATGGAATACCCAACTCACAAAACCCGTCGGGAATAACCTATTCCAAAGAGAAGAGAAAAGAAATTAGTGATATCCTTTCAGGCACCGACACAGTCTTTGTAGAGGACGACGCCTACGGGGAACTGAATTTTTCCGGCAAAACACTGCCCCCGGTGAAAAAATATCTTCCGGAACTCGACATAATGACAGGATCGTTTTCAAAGATCGTATCTCCGGGAATGAGAATGGGCTGGATATACGCACCTGAAGAAATTTTAGATAAAATTTCAACCGCAAAACAGGCGTCTGACCTGCATTCCAACTACCTCTGCCAGAGAATAATTGCAGAGTACCTCCTGTCAAACAACATCGATGATAATATCAAAAGAATAAGGGAAGAATACAAAAAAAGGTGCACTTATATGATTGACCTGATGAATGAGAAGTTTCCCGAAAGTGTGTCGCACACAAATCCTGAAGGCGGGATGTTCATATGGCTGACTCTTCCGAAAGGGTACTCATCGATGACTCTTTTTGATAAAGCAATGGAGAAAAATGTCGCAATTCTTCCCGGAACCCCTTTTTACTGCGACGGGGGAGGAGATAACACAGCAAGAATCAATTTTTCAAACTCAGATGAAAAAGATATTGAAAAAGGCATTGAAGTCCTTTCGAAAATATTTTCCGAATGGAAAATTTAA
- a CDS encoding TIGR00341 family protein: protein MKKILIHARHEDYNNLKLLLEKCYHIDINEKDFVQITLFVPDASVNSTIDALRETLDMRYRDTLIEVSSPDFVISSSLNRAEKSVKTSEKTPVEQLLDSARDYVRIDYWSISLTAIAGLIALIGLFLNNVAIIIGAMLLSPILGPIHSFTIYAALGRANDALRSIRVLAILLGSVFMVSAIATYLLNYLILFIPSTSVSLAITSEIISRTSSSPIYIVMAILLGMASIIALTRGSAEFIAGVAVAAALLPPTVVAGISVVMLPADFVGSALLVMDNVIGLMAGALISTLLLGIAPRNSGETKVAKKFIQRTSVMIFVMIVFLSVMSYIF, encoded by the coding sequence ATGAAGAAAATTCTCATCCATGCAAGGCATGAGGATTATAACAATCTGAAACTTCTTCTGGAAAAATGTTATCATATAGATATCAACGAGAAAGATTTTGTCCAGATAACGCTTTTTGTTCCGGATGCATCGGTAAACAGTACAATCGATGCACTCAGAGAGACTCTTGATATGAGGTACAGGGATACTCTTATTGAGGTGTCATCTCCTGATTTCGTTATATCATCTTCTCTTAACAGGGCTGAAAAAAGCGTTAAAACTTCTGAGAAAACGCCTGTCGAACAGCTCCTTGACAGTGCAAGGGATTATGTGAGAATAGACTACTGGAGCATTTCTCTTACGGCAATTGCAGGTCTTATTGCCCTTATAGGGCTGTTTTTAAATAATGTTGCAATTATCATCGGGGCTATGCTTTTATCACCAATCCTCGGCCCGATACATTCCTTTACCATTTATGCCGCTTTAGGGAGAGCGAATGACGCCTTAAGAAGCATAAGAGTCCTTGCGATTCTTCTTGGATCGGTTTTCATGGTGTCTGCAATAGCAACATATCTTCTGAATTATCTGATATTGTTTATTCCTTCAACGTCAGTGTCTCTTGCAATAACATCCGAAATCATCTCAAGGACTTCTTCAAGCCCCATATATATCGTTATGGCGATACTTCTGGGAATGGCTTCGATAATAGCTCTTACGAGAGGTTCTGCCGAGTTTATAGCAGGTGTTGCCGTGGCAGCAGCACTTCTTCCTCCTACAGTCGTTGCAGGAATTTCTGTTGTGATGCTTCCTGCCGATTTTGTTGGTTCTGCCCTTCTTGTTATGGACAATGTCATAGGACTTATGGCAGGAGCGCTCATTTCAACCCTGCTTTTAGGTATAGCTCCCAGAAATTCCGGGGAGACAAAAGTTGCAAAAAAATTTATTCAGAGAACCTCGGTTATGATTTTCGTAATGATTGTTTTTTTAAGCGTTATGTCATATATTTTCTAA
- a CDS encoding acetyl-CoA carboxylase biotin carboxylase subunit: MKYFDKILVANRGEIAIRIMRACRELGIETVAIYSEPDKNSLHVKYADEAYSVGEAHPSKSYLNKEKIVKTALQAGADAIHPGYGFLAENADFAKLCEEESITFIGPSWKSIAAMGSKLGSKHMMEKAGVPVLPYTHDGVTSIDEAKKVAENIGYPVIVKASAGGGGIGMQIVETEEALEEAIEKGMRIAQSAFGDSTVFIEKYLVKPRHIEFQVLCDKSGNRLHLYDRECSIQRRHQKLVEEAPCPIMTDELRERMSESALKVAEVSNYYNAGTVEFLYSNGNYYFMEMNTRLQVEHTVTEMITGIDIVRQQIKVAAGEDLTLSQDDISVHGHAMECRINAEDPLNNFTADPGKILRYRSPGGPGIRVDSGIHMGYSIPPMYDSMISKLCSWGADRQECIERMRRAIYEYVIIGVRTTLPLHHAIMNNKEFIAGNTHTHFLKEEHIKKNLARFLRDDEARMQTLAASLRHGKQAAAITAAVNVYLHSGSPDS; the protein is encoded by the coding sequence ATGAAGTACTTCGATAAAATACTTGTTGCAAACCGCGGCGAGATAGCAATACGGATAATGCGTGCATGCAGGGAGCTTGGAATCGAAACCGTTGCCATATACTCGGAACCTGACAAGAATTCCCTTCATGTGAAGTATGCTGACGAAGCATATTCTGTCGGAGAAGCTCATCCTTCAAAGAGTTACCTTAACAAGGAAAAAATCGTTAAAACGGCTCTCCAGGCAGGAGCAGACGCTATACATCCTGGTTATGGTTTCCTTGCTGAAAATGCGGATTTTGCAAAATTATGCGAGGAAGAAAGTATAACATTTATCGGACCTTCATGGAAGTCAATTGCCGCAATGGGCTCCAAACTCGGTTCAAAGCATATGATGGAGAAGGCCGGTGTCCCGGTGCTTCCCTATACGCATGACGGGGTAACTTCCATTGACGAGGCAAAAAAAGTCGCGGAAAATATAGGATATCCTGTAATCGTCAAGGCCAGTGCCGGAGGAGGGGGTATAGGAATGCAGATTGTTGAGACCGAAGAGGCCCTTGAGGAAGCAATTGAAAAAGGTATGAGAATTGCACAGTCTGCATTTGGTGATTCAACGGTTTTCATCGAGAAATATCTTGTAAAACCGAGACATATCGAGTTTCAGGTGCTCTGTGACAAGAGCGGAAACAGGTTGCATCTTTATGACAGGGAGTGTTCAATCCAGAGAAGACACCAGAAACTTGTCGAAGAGGCCCCGTGCCCGATTATGACCGACGAACTGAGAGAGAGGATGTCGGAATCGGCCCTTAAGGTAGCTGAAGTCTCTAACTACTACAACGCCGGCACTGTCGAATTTCTCTATTCAAATGGAAATTACTACTTTATGGAGATGAACACCAGGCTTCAGGTAGAGCACACAGTGACCGAGATGATAACGGGAATTGATATCGTCCGTCAGCAAATAAAAGTGGCGGCAGGTGAAGACCTGACACTTTCGCAGGATGATATTTCTGTCCATGGTCATGCTATGGAGTGCAGGATAAATGCCGAGGACCCGCTTAACAATTTCACCGCTGACCCTGGTAAAATTTTAAGGTACAGGTCTCCCGGAGGGCCGGGGATAAGGGTTGATTCAGGTATTCACATGGGATATTCGATTCCTCCAATGTATGACTCGATGATCTCAAAACTGTGTTCATGGGGTGCTGACAGGCAGGAGTGCATCGAGAGGATGAGGCGCGCTATTTATGAATATGTCATAATCGGCGTAAGGACAACCCTGCCCCTGCATCACGCTATTATGAACAACAAGGAATTTATAGCCGGGAATACCCATACGCATTTCCTGAAGGAAGAGCACATAAAAAAGAACCTGGCGCGTTTCCTCAGGGACGATGAGGCAAGAATGCAGACTCTTGCAGCGTCTTTGAGACACGGGAAGCAGGCGGCTGCGATAACCGCTGCTGTAAATGTATACCTGCACTCCGGAAGCCCGGATTCGTAA
- a CDS encoding pyruvate/oxaloacetate carboxyltransferase, whose amino-acid sequence MSVINPLKITDTTLRDAHQSLIATRLRTEDMIPVAREIDKAGFFSVEAWGGATFDSCIRYLNDDPWQRLRDLKSVLKNTPVQMLLRGQNLVGYKHYPDDVVEKFIEAAGRNGVDIFRVFDALNDIRNMQKSMESVKDIGAHLQGTISYTTSPVHSTKKFIELAEDLYSNGSDSICIKDMAGLIMPKAAGELIAGIKERIDIPVGLHSHSTSGIASMSYQAAIEAGVDILDTAMSPFALGTSQPPTESVVASLKGTERDTGIDLVELREIKNKCLSMRDKYAGLIDPISERVDSDVLVYQLPGGMISNLVSQLKEQNALDKLEAVHQEIPLVRKDLGYPPLVTPTSQIVGTQAVLNVLMNGERYSNVTQEVKDYVRGLYGRPPGRISEEIVKKIIGDQKPYTGRPGDLLEPLYCKMAEEAQEKGIVKKDEDVLTYILYPAIAPSFLKGERKAEPIPQPASKYAAPASEVPSCMEVEVDGEVFGVRILSVEGSAVKSVDSIGAKRIPRDIKGGVKSNMQGMVLKVETNVGAQVKSGDTLVVLEAMKMENPIKSVKDGKVTQIFVDAGDTVQNGDVLLVIE is encoded by the coding sequence ATGAGTGTGATCAATCCTTTGAAAATAACAGATACTACCCTAAGGGATGCACACCAGTCCTTGATTGCAACCCGCCTGAGGACTGAGGACATGATCCCTGTCGCCCGTGAAATTGATAAAGCAGGTTTTTTTTCCGTAGAGGCCTGGGGTGGCGCCACTTTTGACAGCTGCATACGGTATCTGAATGATGATCCGTGGCAGAGACTTCGTGATTTAAAGTCGGTTCTTAAGAATACTCCTGTACAGATGCTTCTGAGAGGTCAGAATCTGGTCGGTTACAAACACTACCCTGATGATGTTGTCGAAAAGTTCATTGAAGCTGCCGGGAGAAACGGTGTGGATATTTTCCGTGTTTTCGACGCCTTAAATGACATAAGGAACATGCAGAAATCAATGGAGTCTGTAAAGGACATAGGTGCCCATCTCCAGGGGACAATAAGCTATACTACAAGCCCCGTGCACTCCACAAAGAAGTTTATTGAGCTTGCCGAGGATCTGTATTCAAATGGCAGCGATTCGATTTGTATAAAGGATATGGCGGGTCTTATAATGCCAAAGGCAGCCGGAGAACTGATTGCCGGAATAAAAGAAAGAATTGACATCCCGGTAGGTCTTCATTCCCACTCCACAAGCGGGATAGCTTCCATGAGTTATCAGGCGGCGATTGAGGCTGGCGTGGATATTCTTGATACGGCAATGTCTCCTTTCGCTCTCGGAACTTCCCAGCCTCCTACGGAAAGTGTGGTTGCAAGCCTTAAGGGGACTGAAAGGGATACGGGCATAGACCTTGTTGAATTAAGGGAAATCAAAAACAAGTGTCTTTCAATGAGGGATAAATATGCAGGTCTGATAGATCCGATATCAGAGCGTGTTGACAGTGACGTTTTAGTCTATCAGCTCCCTGGAGGAATGATTTCAAACCTTGTCTCGCAGTTGAAGGAGCAGAATGCACTGGACAAACTGGAAGCTGTTCACCAGGAGATACCACTTGTCAGAAAAGACCTCGGTTATCCTCCCCTTGTAACGCCTACAAGCCAGATTGTTGGTACACAGGCGGTTTTAAATGTACTTATGAACGGGGAAAGATACTCAAACGTAACGCAGGAAGTCAAGGATTATGTGAGAGGTCTTTATGGCAGGCCGCCCGGCAGAATATCTGAGGAGATAGTAAAAAAGATTATCGGGGACCAGAAGCCGTATACCGGACGCCCGGGCGACCTTCTGGAGCCTTTATACTGTAAGATGGCAGAAGAGGCGCAGGAAAAAGGGATTGTAAAGAAAGATGAGGATGTCCTGACATACATCCTTTATCCTGCTATAGCACCGTCCTTTTTGAAAGGGGAAAGAAAGGCAGAACCGATTCCCCAGCCGGCCTCAAAGTACGCTGCACCTGCCTCAGAGGTTCCGAGCTGCATGGAGGTTGAGGTTGACGGAGAGGTCTTCGGTGTTCGTATTCTCTCTGTGGAAGGCAGTGCTGTCAAGTCCGTGGACTCGATTGGAGCAAAGAGAATTCCGCGTGATATCAAAGGCGGGGTCAAAAGCAATATGCAGGGAATGGTGCTGAAAGTGGAGACAAATGTCGGCGCACAGGTAAAATCCGGAGACACTCTTGTTGTGCTTGAGGCGATGAAGATGGAAAATCCGATAAAGTCCGTAAAGGACGGCAAAGTGACCCAGATTTTTGTGGACGCCGGAGATACTGTGCAAAACGGCGACGTTTTGCTGGTGATTGAATGA
- a CDS encoding energy-coupling factor ABC transporter ATP-binding protein has protein sequence MPEIVLNNLVIKKGDFVSFSDGVFRSGVHVVTGPVGAGKSTLSMALSGVLKPQNGKISFFGIGSTLLSMQFPEYHLTKLTVENEIKSWGLSPEKVLEAACLQNKMHCDPMNISRGELKRLHLLCVLSKKADLLILDEPFSALDPVWKEKLCTFSFSRSSITVIFTHERSVMPKADYIWKITGGKLRFVGKIPECLHEWDDAPEYIIFALKKGVIPKNIRFSDTVEALCRTQG, from the coding sequence TTGCCGGAGATAGTTCTTAACAACCTTGTAATAAAGAAAGGGGACTTTGTGTCCTTTTCAGACGGCGTCTTCAGGAGCGGAGTTCATGTTGTAACAGGTCCGGTGGGAGCGGGGAAGTCTACTCTTTCTATGGCTCTTTCAGGTGTTTTAAAGCCTCAAAATGGGAAAATCAGTTTTTTTGGGATAGGAAGCACCCTTTTGTCCATGCAGTTTCCCGAGTATCACCTGACGAAGCTGACGGTAGAGAATGAGATAAAGTCATGGGGTTTGTCTCCTGAAAAAGTATTAGAGGCTGCATGTCTGCAAAACAAAATGCACTGCGATCCTATGAATATTTCCCGTGGAGAGTTAAAACGCCTGCATTTGTTATGTGTTCTTTCAAAAAAGGCAGATCTTCTTATCCTTGACGAACCGTTCAGTGCACTTGATCCTGTATGGAAAGAAAAATTGTGCACCTTTTCTTTTTCCAGAAGCAGTATTACGGTAATATTTACACATGAGCGGTCCGTAATGCCAAAGGCTGATTACATCTGGAAAATTACCGGGGGAAAACTCAGGTTCGTCGGGAAAATACCTGAATGCCTGCATGAATGGGATGATGCTCCGGAATATATCATATTTGCACTAAAAAAAGGAGTCATTCCAAAAAATATACGGTTTAGTGATACCGTGGAGGCGTTATGCAGGACGCAAGGCTGA
- a CDS encoding energy-coupling factor ABC transporter ATP-binding protein, translated as MIRISDVRLGILNIDSLEIPKGRTCIIGENGSGKSTFLRLLSGISLPNSGQISVDGNEIRKLNVGFVPEYPERNIIFEDVFDEIISPLRFCYTDPDIAEKKVMNIAEMLNISCLLHKKVVNLSGGEKVFVSLAVAIAAEPLILVLDEPDSHMDPDSSRVLDRFLRNSRVDYIMHCTQNMDYAEKADNLIFMEKGMVKYSGLPGEVFEKLENTLFLPCLWRIKEFAGDSS; from the coding sequence ATGATAAGAATTTCTGATGTTCGTCTTGGTATTCTAAATATAGATTCACTTGAAATTCCGAAAGGACGCACATGCATAATTGGAGAGAACGGAAGCGGAAAAAGTACATTCTTAAGGCTTTTGTCAGGCATTTCTCTTCCAAATTCCGGGCAGATTTCTGTGGACGGAAATGAGATCAGAAAGTTGAACGTAGGTTTTGTTCCTGAATACCCGGAAAGAAATATTATTTTTGAAGATGTGTTTGATGAAATAATATCTCCTTTGAGATTTTGTTACACTGACCCTGATATTGCAGAAAAAAAAGTCATGAATATTGCTGAAATGCTTAATATTTCCTGTCTGCTGCATAAAAAAGTCGTTAACCTTTCCGGAGGGGAAAAGGTCTTTGTCTCCCTTGCCGTTGCTATTGCAGCAGAACCTTTAATCCTTGTACTTGATGAGCCTGACTCCCATATGGACCCTGATTCTTCCAGGGTACTGGACAGGTTTCTGCGAAATTCCCGTGTAGATTATATAATGCACTGTACACAGAACATGGATTATGCAGAAAAAGCGGACAATCTTATTTTTATGGAAAAGGGAATGGTAAAATATTCAGGATTACCGGGGGAAGTCTTTGAAAAACTTGAAAATACTTTGTTTTTGCCATGTTTGTGGAGGATAAAAGAATTTGCCGGAGATAGTTCTTAA
- a CDS encoding biotin transporter BioY produces MYGDEKRAELVAQAGLFIALIAVGGYIVIPMFPVPITLQTFFVLLCGCVMKRYAAIAAFLYVLLGLLGLPVFHQLMSGPGVILGPTGGYLAGFILAAAIVGFSYEKKSRYTRIFGLIAGTATITSCGVLWLFLSTGVTLSDAIIAGAVPFVIGDFVKLVAVFLVFQRIESRYDKNF; encoded by the coding sequence TTGTATGGTGATGAAAAGAGAGCGGAACTGGTTGCACAGGCTGGTCTGTTCATAGCCCTGATAGCTGTCGGCGGGTATATAGTTATACCAATGTTTCCGGTTCCCATAACGCTGCAGACTTTTTTTGTTTTGCTCTGTGGGTGTGTTATGAAGAGGTACGCAGCAATTGCTGCGTTTTTATACGTTTTACTTGGACTTTTAGGTCTGCCTGTGTTTCACCAGTTAATGTCAGGGCCTGGAGTGATTTTGGGCCCGACAGGCGGTTATCTTGCAGGATTTATACTTGCGGCAGCAATAGTCGGGTTCTCGTATGAGAAAAAAAGCAGGTATACCAGAATTTTCGGACTTATAGCAGGAACAGCTACTATAACCTCATGTGGAGTTTTGTGGCTCTTCTTGTCTACAGGAGTTACTTTGTCTGACGCAATAATTGCCGGAGCAGTACCATTCGTTATAGGTGATTTTGTGAAACTTGTGGCAGTGTTCCTGGTTTTTCAGAGGATTGAAAGCAGATATGATAAGAATTTCTGA
- a CDS encoding biotin--[acetyl-CoA-carboxylase] ligase: MNETAEKILSILEKSSGPVSGEDISRQLGITRSAVWKQINELKNLGYTINSSRTEGYELAGSTSLLLPHEIEKYLKTKFIGRNICYFDNAPSTSWIAHDIIKKQNSENLDGTAVIAEEQTGGVGRLGRAWFSPRGGIWTTLVLKPKVPIERLFFVTMAGSIAVARSIRNMYGIGALIKWPNDIYIGDKKISGILLELSAEADQIHYCLLGIGIDANIKPEEFQGGMRTPVTSLNIETGEDINRAKFLAAFFMEFERRYELVENGEYDSITREWKSLSLTLEKRVKITTPRRTIEGEAMDIDSHGALIIKKDNGMIEKVFSGDCTPV, from the coding sequence ATGAACGAAACTGCAGAGAAAATATTGAGCATTTTAGAGAAAAGCAGCGGTCCGGTGTCCGGAGAGGATATCAGCAGACAGCTTGGCATAACAAGGTCAGCGGTATGGAAACAGATAAATGAACTGAAAAATCTCGGTTATACTATAAATTCATCTAGGACCGAAGGTTATGAACTGGCAGGAAGTACCTCGCTTCTTCTTCCTCATGAGATAGAAAAATACCTTAAGACAAAGTTTATTGGACGGAATATCTGCTATTTCGATAATGCACCGTCGACATCGTGGATTGCACATGATATCATTAAAAAGCAAAATTCCGAAAACCTTGACGGAACGGCAGTTATTGCGGAGGAGCAGACCGGAGGTGTAGGGCGTCTCGGAAGGGCATGGTTTTCTCCTCGTGGCGGTATCTGGACTACCTTGGTTCTAAAGCCTAAAGTTCCTATTGAGCGGCTTTTCTTTGTAACGATGGCCGGATCGATAGCCGTTGCAAGATCTATCAGAAACATGTACGGCATAGGTGCACTGATAAAGTGGCCTAATGACATTTATATCGGAGATAAAAAAATCTCTGGAATTCTTCTGGAGCTTTCCGCCGAAGCAGACCAGATACATTACTGCCTTCTGGGAATAGGTATTGATGCAAATATAAAGCCTGAGGAGTTCCAGGGAGGAATGAGGACTCCCGTAACTTCCCTTAATATAGAAACAGGTGAGGATATAAACCGTGCAAAATTTCTGGCTGCATTTTTCATGGAATTTGAAAGAAGATATGAACTCGTCGAAAACGGTGAATATGACTCAATTACAAGAGAATGGAAGAGCCTTTCGCTGACCCTTGAGAAAAGAGTTAAAATTACGACTCCACGCAGGACAATAGAAGGTGAAGCTATGGACATTGACAGCCATGGTGCCCTGATTATCAAGAAAGACAACGGTATGATAGAAAAGGTCTTTTCCGGTGACTGTACTCCTGTCTGA
- a CDS encoding DUF2111 domain-containing protein translates to MINLSEYRISADSDASDLLPVAMAVHRIVRIPVTARSRSRKGVRIEDGRLISSEYSGPVLEEAIKSNTLLKTTPSDGPYKGVPVIVSPIRDENKDAIGSIGIVDFAGVFDLATLMEHQSDILKQVCGKDPCPLPTELTTSKR, encoded by the coding sequence GTGATTAATTTGAGTGAATACAGGATATCTGCAGATTCGGATGCATCTGATCTTTTGCCTGTTGCAATGGCAGTTCACAGGATTGTGAGGATTCCGGTTACAGCACGCTCCAGGTCCAGAAAAGGAGTAAGAATAGAAGACGGTCGTCTTATCAGCAGTGAATATTCAGGTCCGGTTTTAGAGGAGGCAATAAAATCGAATACTCTTTTGAAGACCACACCTTCTGATGGTCCTTATAAGGGTGTTCCTGTAATTGTCTCTCCAATACGCGATGAAAATAAAGATGCAATCGGTTCGATTGGTATTGTTGATTTTGCAGGAGTTTTTGATCTTGCAACACTTATGGAGCACCAGTCCGATATATTGAAACAGGTTTGCGGAAAGGATCCGTGTCCTCTTCCTACAGAGTTAACTACTTCCAAAAGGTAA
- a CDS encoding RtcB family protein: protein MREGIDRISEVEWEIKKGFAPGMRVPARLFISDSLSGTLEEGAVKQLTNVAMLPGIVKYSLAMPDIHWGYGFPIGGVAAFDMDEGVISPGGVGFDINCGVRLISTPLHVSDIGKIKRVVTELFHAVPTGVGTKAEKKYSNAEIDEMMLEGAGWAVREGFGVKEDLVRCEDNGCMSGADIDFVSSKARQRGMPQCGTLGSGNHFLEVQAVREIMDEEAASRFGVSKDSVCIMVHCGSRGLGHQVCTDHLKEVEAATKKYGIEIPDGQLACAPVKSPEGEAYFGAMAASANYAWANRQMITHFVRKVFSRIYKTEYEDLKLIYDVSHNVAKYEDHLVDGRKMKVCVHRKGATRAFGPDCPDIPPDLSDIGQPVIIPGSMGTSSYLLKGTSVAMEKTFGSTCHGSGRVYSRSRAKKNIDGLKIKEELEMKGIFVKATSNNVIAEEAPGAYKSSSEVVRVVHDSGISREVARLEPLGVIKG, encoded by the coding sequence ATGAGAGAAGGTATTGACAGAATCAGTGAGGTAGAATGGGAGATAAAGAAGGGTTTTGCGCCCGGTATGCGTGTTCCTGCGCGTCTATTTATCTCTGACAGTCTTTCAGGAACTCTGGAGGAAGGAGCTGTAAAACAGCTTACAAACGTTGCGATGCTTCCGGGCATTGTCAAATATTCCCTTGCTATGCCGGATATTCACTGGGGCTACGGTTTTCCAATTGGTGGAGTTGCAGCTTTTGATATGGATGAAGGTGTAATCTCACCTGGAGGTGTTGGTTTTGATATAAACTGCGGTGTCCGCCTTATCTCGACACCCCTGCATGTCTCTGACATAGGAAAAATAAAAAGGGTTGTTACCGAGCTGTTTCATGCAGTTCCTACAGGAGTAGGTACAAAGGCAGAAAAAAAATATTCCAATGCCGAAATTGATGAAATGATGCTCGAAGGTGCCGGATGGGCGGTTCGTGAAGGCTTTGGAGTAAAAGAGGACCTCGTCAGATGCGAAGACAATGGCTGCATGAGTGGTGCTGATATTGATTTTGTAAGTTCAAAGGCCAGACAGAGAGGGATGCCACAGTGCGGAACCCTGGGTTCCGGGAATCATTTCCTTGAGGTTCAGGCAGTCAGGGAAATAATGGATGAGGAGGCAGCGTCAAGGTTCGGCGTATCTAAAGACAGCGTCTGTATAATGGTTCATTGCGGTTCAAGGGGCCTGGGGCATCAGGTATGTACTGATCACCTTAAGGAAGTCGAAGCGGCGACTAAGAAGTACGGCATTGAAATCCCTGACGGACAGCTGGCCTGCGCTCCTGTAAAAAGTCCTGAAGGAGAGGCTTATTTCGGTGCAATGGCAGCCTCGGCAAACTATGCCTGGGCCAACAGGCAGATGATAACGCATTTTGTCAGGAAAGTATTCTCCAGGATATATAAAACTGAATATGAAGACTTAAAGCTTATCTACGATGTTTCTCATAATGTTGCAAAATATGAAGATCATCTCGTGGACGGAAGAAAAATGAAGGTATGTGTTCACAGGAAAGGTGCAACACGTGCTTTTGGCCCGGACTGTCCGGATATCCCGCCTGATCTATCGGATATAGGACAGCCAGTAATAATTCCGGGAAGCATGGGCACATCTTCATATCTTCTTAAGGGAACATCTGTTGCTATGGAGAAGACTTTCGGAAGTACGTGTCATGGTTCCGGAAGGGTATACTCCAGATCACGTGCGAAAAAAAATATTGACGGTCTCAAAATAAAGGAGGAGCTTGAAATGAAAGGAATATTCGTAAAAGCCACCAGCAATAACGTAATTGCAGAAGAGGCGCCCGGTGCATACAAATCAAGCAGCGAAGTTGTAAGAGTTGTACATGATTCAGGGATTTCCAGGGAAGTTGCAAGACTGGAACCGCTTGGAGTGATAAAAGGATGA
- a CDS encoding archease → MSFEELDHTADFLFRCRGKTLNELFSEAASAMFSVMFGSDVKSCLIKKEITLSSDSPENLLVDFLSELLFVFEIDDIAFSRADVDIRDNSLSAVVYGEEFNISRHSGGTEIKGISRSGLKLVKSDNMYQTDIIFDV, encoded by the coding sequence ATGTCCTTTGAAGAACTTGATCATACGGCAGATTTCCTTTTCCGGTGCAGGGGAAAAACATTAAATGAATTATTCTCTGAAGCAGCGTCGGCTATGTTTTCCGTGATGTTTGGTTCTGATGTTAAAAGCTGCTTAATTAAAAAGGAAATTACATTGTCGTCTGACTCCCCGGAGAACCTTCTGGTTGATTTTCTTTCAGAGCTTCTTTTTGTGTTTGAAATAGATGATATTGCTTTTTCAAGGGCTGATGTGGATATCAGGGATAACTCCCTTTCTGCCGTAGTTTACGGTGAAGAGTTTAACATCTCCCGTCATTCCGGAGGCACGGAAATAAAGGGGATATCCAGGTCAGGCCTTAAACTTGTAAAGTCAGATAATATGTACCAGACGGATATTATTTTTGATGTCTGA